TTTCATTGCCCTCGCAGGAATCCAAACTAAGTTTTTTAAATTCGGGTATAGCTACGATGTTACCATCTCAAAATTGAATAATTCAACAGGTGGTTCGCATGAAATTTCAATGGCAATTACCTTGGATTGTAAACCTAAAAAGAAAAAATTCCGTACAATAAGTTGTCCGGTTTTCTAGTTGTTTGTAAAAAAATTACATTTGTCTAACTAAATAAAGCAAAAATGAAGCACATGAAGAATTCAATCTCCGTACTAACGTTGATAGTTTTTTCAGCATTGTTATCCTCCTGTACCAGCGAATCGAGCAGTACTACCGGGTGGAATTATAATGACCCGAAGAATGGCGGATTTGAAAAAATAGACTATGTGGAACAAGAAACAGGTCCAGGCTTGGTGTTGGTGGAAGGCGGTACCTTTACCATGGGAAGAGCGGAACAAGATGTGACCTACGATTGGAATAACGTGCCAAGAAGAGTAACTGTTTCCTCCTTTTATATGGATGAAACTGAAATTAAAAACATCGATTACCTCGAATATTTAAATTGGACCCGCAACGTATTTAGTCAGGATTATCCAGAAGTGTTGAAAAAGGCATTGCCCGATACCCTTGTTTGGAGAGAAAAACTTGCTTACAATGAACCTTATGTGGAATATTACTTGCGCCACCCGGCTTACCAGGATTATCCTGTTGTAGGTGTTAACTGGCTTCAAGCTACAGATTATTGTTCTTGGAGAACCGATCGTGTAAACGAATATATTATGGTTAGAGAAGGCTTACTTGAATTCGACCCTACCAATTGGTTAAACGATAACTATTTTAATACCGACGCATACCTTGCCGGACAGTATGAAGGTCAAATCCGTGTAAACTTGCCGGATCCAAACCCAAGAGGCACAGGCGAGCGTAAAGTGCGCATGGAAGATGGAATTTTGCTTCCCCGTTACCGACTCCCAACTGAAGCAGAATGGGAATTTTCAGCCTATGCGCTTATTGGAAATACCGACATGGAGCGAATCAATAGCCGTAAATTGTATCCTTGGAATGGTCACTACGTAAGAAATGACCAAGAAGAATACAAGGGTCAAATGATGGCTAACTTTAAACGCGGCCGTGGTGATAATATGGGTACTTCCGGTGCTTTAAACGATAATGCAGATATTACAGCACCAGTGTATTCTTACTGGCCTAATGATTATGGTTTGTTTAATATGGCCGGCAATGTTAGCGAGTGGGTAATGGACGTATATCGCCCATTGACCAATGAAGATGAGCAAGATTTTAGAGCTTTCCGCGGAAATGTTTTCAAAACAAAAGTACTTGACCCTTCCAGTGAAACTGGTGGAACACCCGATACCAAACTGGATTCGGTGGTGAAGGATGCAAATGGTAACATCAATGGATTACCCGGTCAAATCAAATACAGAAACGTAGAATTGGATAAGGATAATTTAGCAGAACGAAGAAATTACCGTAGATCCGATAACATTAACTTTTTGGATGGGGATATCGAATCGCAACTTGCTAACTGGTCTGAACCACAGGATTCATCAAGAGCGGAGAGTTTAGGTATGTATGAGTTTTCAGCAACCTCTATGATTAACGATAAAAGTCATGTATACAAAGGTGGCTCTTGGAAAGATCGTGTTTATTGGATGAATCCCGGAACAAGAAGATTTTTGGATGAGCGTCAATCTACCGATTTTATTGGCTTTAGATGTGCTATGACAAGAGTGGGAAGTCCGGTTGGATTTTAAATACTCAAACAAGTTATAAAAGGCGTGCTGCAATTAGGTAGCACGCCTTTTTTTTGTGTAAAAATTGAGAATGGGAGTATTTTTTTAAATCAATTAAACTCCTTTTATCAAAGTAATCCTTTAAGCTTTTTTAAATAGATATGTTGTGCGCCCTTTGCACCTTCTTAACGAGCTCCTCGGTTTAAATTGCGTAAGGTCTTTTTTCTGCATTTCATTGCTTTGATATCGAATATTAATTGAAGTATCTCAATTAAAAACATGAATTTGGTTGCCGTCGAAAATAGTTTGATAGCGAAGCATTGGATAGGAGGAGGGTTGCTTTAATACAGAACCATCCACCAGCAAAAATTCGGAACCACAGCAAGTATCTATGGCTGTGGTGCTAGAGCCTGATACACTTAATAACCCGCATGAATTTTCAGGTTTATAAGGGCAATGTCTATCATAGGCTTGGAACTCATCATTAGATTTTCTGTAAATTATAATTCCACGCGAGCCTCCGGTAACATAAACCGAGCCACCCACTGCGCTTAAATTAATAAATTGAGGGTTGGATAATGTTATATAAAAATCAACATACACATAAGGTACAAAGGATTCACTGTTTTTTTTCTTTTTGCAAGAAATAGAAAGTGTCAATACAGTTAATGTGATTAATCCAAAGAAAAGCAGGCGTAATTTTTTTTGAAATTTCATTCAACAAAAATCGTAATTTTATATTGTAATATTTAATTGTTTCATTTGCGCTTGATATTACAACCATTATTTAATGAATTTAAAACGTATAGTTTTCGCGTTGGCTTTTTGTTTGCCGGTTTTTTTATTTGCACAAGAATCAAGTGCACCACAGCCTAAAAAGATAAGCAAGGCTGAGAAGGAACGAATAAAAAAAGAGGAAAAGGAACTAAAAGAAGCACACAAAGCAGAAGAACGCGCTAAGAAACATTATCGGGAAATTCAAACAAAGGAGGTGCGAAAGCGGATGAAACAGTCAAGAAGAAAAGCCAGAAAGAATAATGAACACAAGGAAACGTTTTTTTTATTTCGTATTTTCAAAAAGAACTAATTCGGACAAACAAGCAGAATAAATCAATGTTTCAGACATGAAAATGAAGCGGCAAATGAAGATTAATTCGCTGAAAATTAACTTTGTGTTAATTTTAGTTAACACAAATTAGGTTTTAATTTTTTTTTATTTATAAATTTACCCACTTTGGTAAGAAATATTATTTGTTTCTATTTTAAAAATATAAAATATGTTAAAGAAATTACAACTTACAATTAGTCTTTTTCTTGTTGGATGTGCAGTAAGTTTCGCACAAACCGGAGCTTTAAAGATTACCGTGAAGGATTCCAAATCAGGAGAAGCAATTCCATTTGCCAGTGTGGTTGTGGAGGCCGCGGGAGCTATTTTAGGTTCAGGGCAAACGAATTTCGATGGTGAAGTGATGATAAAGCCTTTACCATTGGGAAAAGCAAACGTGAAGGCTTCTTATGTTGGATACCGTCCGATGCAGATTTCTAATGTTATTATTAATGACAATAAAACAGAATATGTTACTGTAAATATGGAGTCTTCCATTACAGAGATTAAGGAGTTTACCAAAGTAGAATATGTGGTTCCTTTGATTGACCCAAATACTACAATTGGAAAAACGGTTGACCGTGACTCCTACAAGCAAATGGCTACCCGAAATGTGAACTCTGTTGCAGCTCAAGCTGCAGGGGTGTATCAGCAAGATGAAGGAAGAGCTGTGAGTGTGAGAGGAAGCAGGTCATCAGCCGATAAAAATAATAACGATGCGCGTGGTGGAGCAAACGGTACACCTACAGAAAATAGTACTAAGGTTTTTATTGATGGTCAACGTGTAATCGGTTCGGCTAACGTGCCAACAAATCAGGTGGAACAAATTTCGGTACTTATTGGCGGTATTCCTGCTCAATATGGCGATGCAACTGCTGGTGTTATCAACATTACAACACGCGGTCCACGCAGTGAATATTATGGTGGTGTTGAAGCATCTAGTTCACAATTAACGGATGCTTATGGTTTTAACTTTATTGGTTTAACCTTAGGTGGTCCATTGCTCATGAAAACAGATTCAGCTAAACAAAAATCTTCTGTACTTGGATTTAGTATTGGTGGAGAACTTACCTCCGAAAAAGATGCTAATCCATCTGCTGTGGGAGCTTGGAAGGTGAAGGATGACGTGTTAAAGGATTTGGAACAAAATCCAATTCGTGAAAACCCAAATAGTGCTGCTGGTACTATACAAAATGCTGAGTTTATCACATTTAATGATTTAGAAAAAACTAAATTCCGTCAAAATGTGCAACAAAAAAGAGCCGTTGCGAATGGTAAAATCGAATACCAACCAACCAAAAACTTTGGTGTAAAATTGGGTGGGTCATACGATTACAACCGTGGCTTCGATTACAGCTATGTTGGTTCCTTGTTTAACTCATCTAATAATGCCCGCACCACCACCAATACATGGAGATTGTGGGGAAGAATTACTCAAAAATTTGGAAACAATGAAACGAAGGATGCTAAAGAAGATAATGCTCTAATTAAAAACGCCTATTATACCATTCAAGCAGGGTATTCAAAATTTGGTCGCATAACCGAAGACGATGACCATGGCGATAACTTATTTGATTATGGACATATCGGTAATTTTACAATTAACAGAACACCATTTTATGTGACCGACCAAAGTGGTGGTTTGTCACAAACCGGTTTTAGCTATTTTACAACTGATTTTGATGCAAGTGAATCGAGCAACCCAATTGGTGCGAATTATACATCGCAATATAAAGATTTAAAGGGAATTAACGCCGACCAAAATATTGGACTAGGTAACATTGCTGCCGGTGGAGGATTATTGAACGGAGCATTGCCTAATAATGTTTATTCTCTTTGGCATAATACCGGTAGACAATCTACTCAATACCAGAAGTTAGATAACCGTCAGTTTAGATTAAATGCGGATTTCAGCGCAGATGTTAAGAACCATTCCATCCAATTGGGTTTTGAATATGAACAACGAAACGAAAGTTATTACAGCGTTGTACCAATGGGTTTATGGACGCACATGCGAAACTTAACAAATAAACATATTCTTCAAATTGACTTGGATTCAAATATTATTAATGACGATGGTAATAATGGACACCCGGTACTTTATATAGAATCGGAGCAATCTAACTTTGACAGAAACCTAAGAGAAAAATTAGGAATGGCAAAGGACAGTAGAGATTGGATTAACATTGATTCGTATGATCCAAGTCTTTATTCAATCGACATGTTCAGCGCCGATGAAGTATTAAATGACGGATCACTGTTTGTTACCTATTACGGTTATGATTACAAAGGAAATAAGTTAAAGAATAAAACAAGTTTAAAGGACTTCTTTACCAAGTTCACCGACAAAAACGGTAACGGACAAAAGGATAATGATGAAAACTATAATCGAGACATCGGTTCATTTCAACCCATTTATATGGCAGGATATATTCAGGATAAGTTCGATTTTAAGGATTTAAAATTTAACGTGGGATTACGTATTGACCGTTTTGATGCCAATCAATCAGTATTAAAGGATCCTTATGTGTTTTTTGAAACCCGTAAAGCTGGTGATGTAACTGAAATTAAAGGAAAAGCTATTTCGCATCCGGATAATATTGGTAACGATTACGTGGTGTATGTTGATAATATTAAAGCGCCTACCCGAATTGTTGGTTACAGAAACGGTGATGATTGGTTTAATGCCGATGGAACCGAGCAACCAGATCCAACAGTTTTAGAAAATGCAGGGGGTGGTCGTGTTGCTCCTTATTTGGTAAATCCTGAAGAAGGGGAATCAAACGCAATTAAAAGTGCATCTTTTGATCCCAATAAGAGTTTCAAAGATTATGAGCCGCAAATTACCGCTATGCCGCGTATCGCCTTTTCGTTTCCAATTAGTGATGTGGCAAAATTCTTTGCACATTATGATGTGTTAACACAACGTCCGCCTGCTCGATTAAGAATGGATCCATTGGATTATTTCTTTATGGAAGCCTCTGGACAAACCGTATCAAATAACCCTAATTTGAAGCCTGAAAAAACTACTGATTATGAATTTGGATACAGTCAGGAATTAAATGAAAACAGAAACTCCGCCATTACCATTTCTGCTTTTTACCGAGAAATGAAAAACATGATCCAACAGATAAATGTAAATAAGGCCTTTCCTAGAACCTACACTACTTTTGGAAATGTGGATTTTGGAACAGTAAAAGGATTGAGTATGATTTACGAGTTAAGAAGAACTGGAAACGTACAAATTAATGCAAGTTATACTTTGCAATTTGCAGATGGAACTGGTTCCAGTGCAACCGGGGCAAACAATTTAACGAGTGCTGGTTTACCAAATTTAAGAACAACTATTCCTTTGGATTTTGATCAAAGACATACTATTGTTACTAATTTTGATTATCGTTACGGTTCCGGAACAGCATACAATGGCCCAAGATGGTTCGGTAAAGAAATTTTCGCAAATACCGGCGCAAACTTAACTTTCCGTGCAGGTTCAGGTGTACCATATAGTCAACAATCAAACATAACACAAGGTGATGCCGATTTGCAAAATGTGGGTATTGGTATTTCTCAAACATCTTTCTTAAGGGGTTCAATTAATGGTTCCAGATTACCATGGCAGTACAGAATGGATTTGAGACTTGATAGAAACGTAAATGTGAAATTTGGTAAAGGCGAGGACGAGAACAAGAAAAATGCGGTGTTGAACGTTTATGTGCAAGTACTCAATTTGTTGAACACTAAAAATATTATCCGTGTTTACAAAGCTACCGGTAATCCTGATGATGATGGATTCTTAACCTCACCTCAAGGACAAACAGCAATTGCTGCTCAAACCAGTGAGCAAGCATACAGAGATTTGTATACGCTAAAGGTAAATGACCCGGGTAATTACAGTATTCCACGTAGAATACGATTGGGTATTGAATTGTCCTTTTAGTTAAAAAATCAAGAGATTTGAACTTAGTTATTTGAACATAGAAAGAATATGACAATGAAAAGAATCAATAAGTTAATTTTAGCAGCAACTGCT
The sequence above is a segment of the Bacteroidota bacterium genome. Coding sequences within it:
- a CDS encoding SUMF1/EgtB/PvdO family nonheme iron enzyme; the encoded protein is MKNSISVLTLIVFSALLSSCTSESSSTTGWNYNDPKNGGFEKIDYVEQETGPGLVLVEGGTFTMGRAEQDVTYDWNNVPRRVTVSSFYMDETEIKNIDYLEYLNWTRNVFSQDYPEVLKKALPDTLVWREKLAYNEPYVEYYLRHPAYQDYPVVGVNWLQATDYCSWRTDRVNEYIMVREGLLEFDPTNWLNDNYFNTDAYLAGQYEGQIRVNLPDPNPRGTGERKVRMEDGILLPRYRLPTEAEWEFSAYALIGNTDMERINSRKLYPWNGHYVRNDQEEYKGQMMANFKRGRGDNMGTSGALNDNADITAPVYSYWPNDYGLFNMAGNVSEWVMDVYRPLTNEDEQDFRAFRGNVFKTKVLDPSSETGGTPDTKLDSVVKDANGNINGLPGQIKYRNVELDKDNLAERRNYRRSDNINFLDGDIESQLANWSEPQDSSRAESLGMYEFSATSMINDKSHVYKGGSWKDRVYWMNPGTRRFLDERQSTDFIGFRCAMTRVGSPVGF
- a CDS encoding TonB-dependent receptor; the encoded protein is MLKKLQLTISLFLVGCAVSFAQTGALKITVKDSKSGEAIPFASVVVEAAGAILGSGQTNFDGEVMIKPLPLGKANVKASYVGYRPMQISNVIINDNKTEYVTVNMESSITEIKEFTKVEYVVPLIDPNTTIGKTVDRDSYKQMATRNVNSVAAQAAGVYQQDEGRAVSVRGSRSSADKNNNDARGGANGTPTENSTKVFIDGQRVIGSANVPTNQVEQISVLIGGIPAQYGDATAGVINITTRGPRSEYYGGVEASSSQLTDAYGFNFIGLTLGGPLLMKTDSAKQKSSVLGFSIGGELTSEKDANPSAVGAWKVKDDVLKDLEQNPIRENPNSAAGTIQNAEFITFNDLEKTKFRQNVQQKRAVANGKIEYQPTKNFGVKLGGSYDYNRGFDYSYVGSLFNSSNNARTTTNTWRLWGRITQKFGNNETKDAKEDNALIKNAYYTIQAGYSKFGRITEDDDHGDNLFDYGHIGNFTINRTPFYVTDQSGGLSQTGFSYFTTDFDASESSNPIGANYTSQYKDLKGINADQNIGLGNIAAGGGLLNGALPNNVYSLWHNTGRQSTQYQKLDNRQFRLNADFSADVKNHSIQLGFEYEQRNESYYSVVPMGLWTHMRNLTNKHILQIDLDSNIINDDGNNGHPVLYIESEQSNFDRNLREKLGMAKDSRDWINIDSYDPSLYSIDMFSADEVLNDGSLFVTYYGYDYKGNKLKNKTSLKDFFTKFTDKNGNGQKDNDENYNRDIGSFQPIYMAGYIQDKFDFKDLKFNVGLRIDRFDANQSVLKDPYVFFETRKAGDVTEIKGKAISHPDNIGNDYVVYVDNIKAPTRIVGYRNGDDWFNADGTEQPDPTVLENAGGGRVAPYLVNPEEGESNAIKSASFDPNKSFKDYEPQITAMPRIAFSFPISDVAKFFAHYDVLTQRPPARLRMDPLDYFFMEASGQTVSNNPNLKPEKTTDYEFGYSQELNENRNSAITISAFYREMKNMIQQINVNKAFPRTYTTFGNVDFGTVKGLSMIYELRRTGNVQINASYTLQFADGTGSSATGANNLTSAGLPNLRTTIPLDFDQRHTIVTNFDYRYGSGTAYNGPRWFGKEIFANTGANLTFRAGSGVPYSQQSNITQGDADLQNVGIGISQTSFLRGSINGSRLPWQYRMDLRLDRNVNVKFGKGEDENKKNAVLNVYVQVLNLLNTKNIIRVYKATGNPDDDGFLTSPQGQTAIAAQTSEQAYRDLYTLKVNDPGNYSIPRRIRLGIELSF